A region from the Perca fluviatilis chromosome 16, GENO_Pfluv_1.0, whole genome shotgun sequence genome encodes:
- the zcchc10 gene encoding zinc finger CCHC domain-containing protein 10, with translation MATPMHRIIARRQAEANKQHVRCQKCLEMGHWTYECTGKRKYVHRPSRTVEMKKKLKENENQPLSITGPGTEGSSEKKMKKKAKDGSNSSSDSDGSSSDSSSDSSDSSSSSSDDSDSSSDSDDDSSSSSSSSSSSSSSDSSDSESSSDSDQGPPRKKKKKK, from the exons ATGGCGACTCCCATGCATAGAATAATAGCTAGACGGCAGGC AGAGGCAAACAAACAACATGTGCGTTGCCAGAAGTGTTTGGAGATGGGACACTGGACCTACGAATGCACAGGGAAGCGGAAATATGTGCACAGGCCGTCAAGAACAGTTGAGATGAAAAAGAAACTCAAGGAGAATGAAAACCAACCCCTCAGCATCACTGG ACCAGGAACAGAAGGCTCCAGtgagaagaaaatgaaaaaaaa GGCTAAAGATGgtagcaacagcagcagtgaTTCAGATGGCTCCTCAAGTGACTCATCGTCGGACAGCAGCGActcctccagctcctcttcAGATGACAGCGACAGCAGCAGTGACAGCGACGATGACAGctcttcctcatcttcctcttcttcctcctcttcctcctcagacAGCTCAGACTCGGAAAGCAGCAGCGATTCAGATCAAGGACCTccaaggaagaagaaaaagaagaaataa
- the hspa4a gene encoding heat shock 70 kDa protein 4a, translating into MSVVGFDLGFQSCYVAVARAGGIETVANEYSDRCTPSFVSFGPRNRSIGAAAKSQVVTNCQNTVQGFKRFHGRAFSDPYVQSAKSNLVYDLAQMPSGSIGIKVMYMEEERVFSIEQVTGMLLTKLKETAESALKKPVVDCVISVPSYFTDADRRSVMDAAQIAGLNCLRLMNETTAVTLAYGIYKQDLPAPEEKARIVVFVDVGHSGYQVSVCAFNKGKLKILATAFDSELGGKGFDDILVNHFCEEFGKKYKLDVKSKPRALVRLYQECEKLKKLMSANSSDLPLNIECFMNDIDVSGKLNRGQFEEMCAGLLAKVEGPLRNVMEQAKLKKEDIYAVEIVGGASRIPAIKERISKFFGKELSTTLNADEAVARGCALQCAILSPAFKVREFSITDVVPYSISLKWNSAAEEGLSDCEVFPKNHAAPFSKVLTFFRKEPFTLEGYYNNPKELPYPNGTIGQFLIQNVVPQASGESAKIKVKVRVNVHGMFSVSSASLVEVIKTAEGEEPMETDQTGKEEENKMQVDQEDQKLRTGDNEEKKSEAEEMETAEEAKQVKKNDLPPEAKKPKVKTKTVELPIENNLHWQLSNDTLNMFVENEGKMIMQDKLEKERNDAKNNVEEYVYEMRDKLHGILEKFVNEADRDTFSLKLEDTENWLYEDGEDQQKQVYIDKLAELKNMGQPICERYMEAEERPKAFEELGRQIQMYMKITEAYKAKDELYDHLDELEVTRVDKQVKDAMVWMNSKMNQQNNQDLTLEPVVKVLEIQAKIKELYSACNPVVSKPKPKVEPPKEEKTENGPVNGQEGTESQPCNSDKATSAGPEQGTAKNKLPEMDID; encoded by the exons ATGTCAGTGGTGGGATTTGACTTGGGCTTTCAAAGCTGCTATGTAGCTGTAGCCCGAGCCGGAGGGATCGAGACTGTCGCTAACGAGTACAGCGACAGATGCACACC ATCATTCGTATCATTTGGACCACGAAATCGATCTATAGGAGCAGCTGCAAAGAGCCAG GTGGTGACCAACTGTCAGAACACGGTGCAAGGCTTCAAGCGATTCCATGGCAGGGCATTTTCAGACCCCTATGTCCAGTCAGCCAAGTCTAACTTGGTTTACGACCTGGCACAGATGCCCTCTGGATCCATCGGTATTAAA GTGATGTacatggaggaggagagagtgttCAGCATCGAGCAGGTCACTGGCATGCTGCTGACCAAACTAAAGGAGACTGCTGAAAGTGCACTGAAAAAACCAGTTGTGGACTGTGTCATCTCG GTCCCGAGCTATTTCACTGACGCAGATAGAAGGTCTGTCATGGATGCAGCTCAGATCGCAGGCCTCAACTGTCTACGACTAATGAATGAGACCACTGCAG TCACTCTGGCATATGGCATCTACAAACAGGACCTGCCAGCTCCAGAAGAGAAGGCCAGGATAGTGGTGTTTGTGGATGTGGGCCACTCTGGTTACCAGGTGTCAGTTTGTGCTTTCAACAAGGGAAAGCTCAAG ATCCTGGCCACAGCGTTTGATTCAGAGCTTGGTGGAAAAGGCTTTGACGACATCCTAGTCAACCACTTCTGTGAGGAGTTTGGAAAAAAGTACAAGCTGGACGTGAAGTCCAAGCCCCGGGCGCTGGTCCGACTGTACCAAGAGTGTGAGAAGCTCAAGAAGCTGATGAGTGCCAACTCTTCAGACCTGCCTCTCAACATTGAGTGCTTCATGAATGACATTGATGTTTCCGGTAAACTTAACAG AGGTCAATTTGAGGAGATGTGTGCAGGGCTGCTGGCCAAAGTAGAGGGTCCCCTGCGCAACGTCATGGAACAAGCCA AgctaaaaaaagaagatatcTATGCAGTGGAGATTGTGGGTGGTGCCTCCAGAATCCCCGCAATTAAAGAGCGAATCAGCAAATTCTTCGGCAAAGAGCTGAGCACCACCCTGAACGCAGACGAGGCCGTGGCTAGAGGCTGTGCTCTGCAG TGTGCTATCTTGTCGCCAGCATTCAAAGTCAGAGAGTTCTCCATTACAGATGTTGTCCCCTACTCCATCTCTCTAAAATGGAATTCAGCCGCAGAGGAGGGACTGAG TGATTGTGAGGTTTTCCCAAAGAACCATGCAGCTCCCTTCTCCAAAGTTTTGACCTTCTTCCGGAAAGAGCCCTTCACCCTTGAAGGTTACTATAACAACCCCAAGGAGCTGCCCTACCCCAACGGCACTATAG GCCAGTTCCTGATCCAGAATGTGGTTCCTCAGGCATCTGGGGAGAGTGCAAAGATCAAGGTGAAAGTTCGGGTCAACGTTCACGGCATGTTCAGTGTATCGAGTGCCTCGCTCGTAGAAGTCATAAAAACAGCTGAGGGGGAAGAGCCAATGGAGACAGACCAGacagggaaggaggaggag AACAAAATGCAGGTGGACCAGGAGGATCAGAAACTTCGGACTGGAGACAACGAAGAAAAGAAATCAGAGGCTGAAGAGATGGAG ACCGCAGAGGAAGCCAAGCAGGTGAAGAAGAACGACCTGCCCCCTGAGGCGAAGAAGCCCAAAGTCAAAACGAAGACAGTGGAGCTGCCTATAGAGAACAATTTGCACTGGCAACTGTCCAATGACACACTAAATATGTTTGTGGAGAATGAG GGTAAGATGATCATGCAGGATAAGCtagagaaggagaggaatgaCGCAAAGAACAACGTAGAAGAGTATGTGTACGAAATGAGGGATAAACTGCACGGCATCCTGGAGAAGTTTGTAAATGAAGCT GATCGTGACACATTCTCGTTAAAACTGGAGGACACAGAGAACTGGCTGTATGAAGACGGAGAGGACCAACAGAAACAAGTTTACATTGACAAATTGGCTGAACTGAAG AACATGGGCCAGCCAATATGTGAGAGATACATGGAAGCTGAGGAGAGACCAAAAGCTTTTGAGGAGCTTGGCAGGCAGATCCAGATGTACATGAAGATCACTGAAGCTTACAAGGCAAAG GATGAGCTGTACGATCACCTTGATGAGCTAGAGGTGACCCGGGTGGACAAGCAGGTGAAGGATGCCATGGTCTGGATGAACAGCAAGATGAACCAGCAGAATAATCAGGACCTCACTCTGGAACCAGTGGTCAAAGTCCTAGAGATCCAGGCGAAGATCAAG GAGCTTTATTCAGCCTGCAACCCCGTGGTGTCCAAACCCAAGCCCAAGGTGGAGCCTCCTAAGGAGGAGAAAACAGAGAACGGGCCAGTTAATGGACAGGAGGGAACAGAGAGCCAGCCATGCAACTCAGACAAAGCCACATCTGCAGGCCCGGAACAGGGAACGGCAAAGAACAAGCTCCCTGAAATGGACATTGACTAA